One segment of Neoarius graeffei isolate fNeoGra1 chromosome 20, fNeoGra1.pri, whole genome shotgun sequence DNA contains the following:
- the gjc1 gene encoding gap junction gamma-1 protein, with amino-acid sequence MSWSFLTRLLEEIQNHSTPVGKLWLTTLVVFRIVLTAVGGESIYYDEQSKFVCNSGQPGCENVCYDAFAPLSHVRFWVFQIIFSAMPSLLYMGYAANKISHTKEMPGTGDGDPAGGGAEGGYTHRRPRKLYFGARQHRAGHENSGEEREDDPMIYEVPEIDNTQRELVPPRPKPKERHDGRRRIQDDGLMRVYVLQLLTRSVLEAAFLAGQYLLYGFHVAPIFVCTGEPCPHRVDCFVSRPTEKTIFLRIMYGVSCLCLLLNVWEMIHLGVGTIRDALQKRHTATAEEEYQLGLLGAGAMSDRVSGPALSEGEMADDVGNRVREADYVGYPFSWSTPSAPPGYNIVMKPEALPYTDLSNAKMACKQNRANIAQEEQQQFGSNEDNFPSASDARPPPINEDAVQLEAAIQAYALQHNASNSHNEMHVNHNNDDKPQSNIPTVPQKERKHRLKHGKAGSAGSSSSSKSGEGKPSVWI; translated from the coding sequence ATGAGCTGGAGCTTCTTGACGCGTCTGCTGGAGGAGATTCAAAACCATTCCACACCAGTGGGGAAACTCTGGCTCACAACATTGGTCGTATTCCGCATTGTGCTTACGGCAGTGGGTGGAGAGTCCATCTACTATGATGAGCAGAGCAAGTTTGTGTGCAACTCAGGCCAGCCTGGTTGTGAAAACgtctgctatgatgcttttgcacCGCTCTCGCATGTCCGGTTCTGGGTCTTCCAGATCATCTTCTCTGCCATGCCATCACTCCTTTACATGGGTTATGCAGCCAATAAGATCTCCCACACCAAGGAGATGCCAGGGACTGGGGATGGAGATCCAGCAGGGGGTGGAGCAGAAGGTGGGTACACGCATCGAAGGCCAAGGAAGCTTTACTTTGGGGCACGTCAGCATCGGGCAGGGCACGAGAATTcaggggaggagagagaggatgACCCAATGATCTATGAGGTGCCTGAGATAGATAACACTCAACGGGAGCTTGTTCCACCGCGCCCCAAGCCCAAAGAGCGGCATGATGGACGGCGGCGCATTCAGGATGATGGCCTGATGCGAGTGTATGTACTGCAGCTACTGACACGTTCAGTTCTGGAAGCAGCCTTCCTAGCTGGTCAATATCTGCTGTACGGTTTTCATGTGGCACCCATTTTCGTGTGTACAGGCGAGCCTTGCCCACACCGTGTGGACTGCTTTGTTTCACGCCCCACAGAGAAGACCATCTTCTTGCGCATTATGTATGGCGTCAGCTGCCTCTGCCTGTTACTCAATGTGTGGGAAATGATTCACCTTGGAGTGGGCACCATTAGAGATGCACTGCAAAAACGTCATACTGCCACAGCTGAAGAGGAATACCAACTGGGCCTGCTGGGGGCCGGGGCCATGTCTGACAGAGTAAGCGGGCCTGCACTGAGTGAAGGAGAAATGGCGGATGATGTCGGGAACAGAGTCAGGGAAGCAGACTACGTTGGTTATCCATTCTCCTGGAGCACACCATCTGCACCACCAGGCTATAACATCGTGATGAAGCCTGAAGCCCTGCCTTACACAGACCTAAGCAATGCCAAGATGGCATGCAAGCAGAACCGTGCCAACATCGCACAAGAGGAGCAGCAGCAGTTTGGATCTAATGAGGACAACTTCCCTTCAGCAAGTGATGCTCGGCCACCACCAATCAATGAAGACGCTGTCCAGCTAGAGGCAGCTATTCAGGCTTATGCCCTCCAACACAATGCCAGCAATAGCCATAATGAGATGCATGTCAACCACAATAATGATGATAAGCCACAAAGTAACATCCCCACTGTTCCTCAGAAAGAGAGGAAACATCGGTTGAAACATGGCAAAGCAGGCAGTGCTGGGAGCAGCAGCAGTAGCAAATCTGGAGAAGGCAAACCATCTGTATGGATCTGA